A single region of the Halopiger xanaduensis SH-6 genome encodes:
- the cofC gene encoding 2-phospho-L-lactate guanylyltransferase: MRVVVPFAVESPKTRLSPVLAERERRSLARAMLADVLGAIVAAGHEPTVLATAPIDLEDDFDLALSDDVLAATTIAVDDRPLTEAVNARLPAEDADGDSVPEAVAVVMADLALTTPDALERLFAGDADVAIAPGRGGGTNALAVRHPDFRVDYHGASYLDHREIAADSGLAVEAVDSFRLATDIDEPNDLVEVLIHGTEHAPARLRSFGFELEEQDGRVTVARSDG; encoded by the coding sequence ATGCGCGTCGTCGTCCCGTTCGCCGTAGAGTCACCGAAAACGCGACTCAGTCCCGTCCTCGCCGAGCGCGAGCGCCGGTCGCTCGCGCGGGCGATGCTCGCGGACGTCCTCGGCGCGATCGTCGCGGCGGGCCACGAGCCGACCGTTCTCGCGACGGCGCCGATCGATCTCGAGGACGACTTCGACCTCGCGCTTTCGGACGACGTTCTCGCGGCGACGACGATAGCGGTCGACGACAGACCGCTCACCGAGGCGGTCAACGCGCGGCTGCCGGCTGAGGACGCCGACGGCGACTCCGTGCCCGAAGCCGTCGCCGTCGTCATGGCCGACCTCGCGCTGACGACGCCCGACGCCCTCGAGCGACTGTTCGCCGGCGACGCGGACGTCGCGATCGCGCCCGGCCGGGGCGGCGGGACGAACGCGCTCGCCGTTCGCCACCCCGATTTTCGAGTCGATTACCACGGCGCGTCCTACCTGGATCACCGCGAGATCGCCGCCGATTCCGGGCTGGCCGTCGAGGCGGTCGACTCCTTCCGATTGGCGACCGACATCGACGAACCGAACGATCTGGTCGAGGTGCTCATCCACGGGACGGAGCACGCGCCGGCCAGACTCCGGTCGTTCGGCTTCGAACTCGAGGAGCAGGACGGCCGCGTCACCGTCGCTCGCAGCGACGGTTGA
- a CDS encoding tubulin/FtsZ family protein — protein MKLAMIGFGQAGGKIVDRFLDYDDRTNSGIVRAAIAVNSAKADLIGLDNIPQENRVLIGQARVKGHGVGADNELGAEVAEEDIDEVQNAIDSIPTHEVDAFLVVAGMGGGTGSGGAPVLAKHLKRIYTIPVYGLGILPGTDEGGIYTLNAARSFQTFVREVDNLLVFDNDSWRQTGESVEGGYEQINEEIVRRFGILFGAGEVGDGEEVAESVVDSSEIINTLSGGGVSTVGFASEEVDMNTSGGLLSRFTGDDGGDDDLDAANTTNRITSLVRKAALGRLTLPCEIEGTERALLVLSGPSEYLNRKGIERGRKWLEEETGSMEVRGGDYPRDEPEVAAAILLSGVTNVPRIKRLQQVAIEAQDNIDDIQQESEENLEELVEDDEDELEPLF, from the coding sequence ATGAAGCTGGCGATGATCGGATTCGGACAGGCTGGTGGCAAGATCGTCGATCGATTCCTCGATTACGACGATCGAACGAACAGCGGGATCGTCCGCGCGGCGATCGCCGTTAACTCTGCGAAAGCAGATCTCATCGGTCTTGATAATATTCCACAGGAGAACCGCGTACTCATCGGGCAGGCCCGCGTGAAGGGCCACGGGGTGGGTGCAGACAACGAACTCGGCGCGGAAGTCGCCGAGGAGGACATCGACGAGGTCCAGAACGCGATCGACTCGATCCCGACCCACGAGGTCGACGCGTTCCTCGTCGTCGCCGGGATGGGCGGCGGCACCGGCTCGGGCGGCGCGCCCGTCCTCGCGAAACACCTCAAACGGATCTACACGATCCCGGTCTACGGACTGGGTATCCTCCCGGGCACGGACGAAGGCGGGATCTACACGCTCAACGCAGCCCGCTCCTTCCAGACGTTCGTCCGCGAGGTCGACAACCTGCTGGTCTTCGACAACGACTCCTGGCGACAGACCGGCGAGTCCGTCGAAGGCGGCTACGAACAGATCAACGAGGAGATCGTCCGCCGGTTCGGCATCCTCTTCGGTGCCGGCGAGGTCGGCGACGGCGAAGAGGTTGCAGAGAGCGTCGTCGACTCTTCCGAGATCATCAACACGCTCTCGGGCGGCGGCGTCTCGACCGTCGGCTTCGCCAGCGAGGAGGTCGATATGAATACGAGCGGCGGCCTCCTCTCTCGCTTCACCGGCGACGACGGCGGCGACGACGACCTCGACGCGGCGAACACGACCAACCGCATCACGAGCCTCGTCCGCAAGGCCGCGCTCGGTCGCCTCACGCTCCCCTGCGAGATCGAAGGCACCGAACGCGCCCTGCTGGTGCTGTCCGGCCCCTCGGAGTACCTGAACCGGAAAGGCATCGAGCGCGGGCGGAAGTGGCTCGAAGAGGAAACGGGCAGCATGGAAGTCCGCGGCGGCGACTACCCGCGCGACGAACCGGAAGTGGCCGCTGCAATCCTGCTCTCGGGAGTCACCAACGTCCCGCGGATCAAGCGCCTGCAGCAGGTCGCGATCGAGGCCCAGGACAACATCGACGACATCCAACAGGAAAGCGAGGAGAACCTCGAGGAACTCGTCGAAGACGACGAAGACGAACTCGAGCCGCTGTTCTAA
- a CDS encoding complex I NDUFA9 subunit family protein, with protein MKVLVAGGTGFIGTNLCTELAERGHEVTALSRNPDRNGLPDDVDLEMGDVSAYDSIEGAVAGHDAVVNLVALSPLYQASDPGAQERVHLGGTENLVRAAEDHGVDRYLQISALGADPDSDIDHIRAKGKAEKVVTDSDLEWTIVRPSIVFGDGGEFVDFTKQLTTPYVTGLPGGGETRFQPIWVGDLVPMLADAIEDDAHAGEIYELGGPQVVTLADATELVYAAEGKDVTIVPVPMALTKLGLAAVDAVPFVPFGADQARSLELDNTVADNDVTAFGVTADDLTTLGSYLGLAHAD; from the coding sequence ATGAAGGTCCTCGTCGCCGGCGGCACCGGCTTCATCGGCACCAATCTCTGTACGGAACTCGCGGAACGCGGGCACGAGGTGACGGCGCTATCGCGCAACCCCGACCGGAACGGACTGCCCGACGACGTCGACCTCGAGATGGGCGACGTCAGCGCGTACGACTCGATCGAGGGCGCCGTCGCCGGCCACGACGCCGTCGTCAACCTCGTCGCGCTCTCGCCGCTGTACCAGGCGAGCGATCCCGGCGCGCAGGAACGCGTCCACCTCGGCGGAACGGAGAACCTCGTCCGGGCCGCCGAAGATCACGGCGTCGACCGCTACCTCCAGATCAGCGCTCTCGGCGCCGACCCGGACAGCGACATCGACCACATCCGCGCCAAGGGGAAGGCCGAGAAAGTCGTCACCGACTCGGATCTCGAGTGGACGATCGTCCGGCCGTCGATCGTCTTCGGCGACGGCGGCGAGTTCGTCGACTTCACGAAACAGTTGACGACGCCGTACGTGACCGGACTGCCGGGCGGCGGCGAGACGCGGTTCCAGCCGATCTGGGTCGGCGACCTCGTCCCGATGCTCGCCGACGCTATCGAAGACGACGCCCACGCCGGCGAAATATACGAACTCGGCGGCCCGCAGGTCGTGACGCTCGCGGACGCGACGGAACTGGTCTACGCGGCGGAGGGGAAGGACGTGACGATCGTCCCGGTACCGATGGCGCTGACCAAACTCGGGCTCGCGGCGGTCGACGCCGTCCCCTTCGTTCCCTTCGGCGCGGATCAGGCGCGATCGCTCGAGTTGGACAACACCGTGGCGGACAACGACGTGACCGCGTTCGGCGTGACCGCGGACGACCTGACGACCCTCGGTTCGTATCTCGGACTCGCCCACGCCGACTAG
- the tmk gene encoding dTMP kinase, translating into MLVTLEGLDGSGKTTVWEALQERYPDAVFTREPTDDSWYGEAVYRSIEDDDADSLAELFLYTADHAAHLARVIDPALERGDLVISDRYSDSRFAYQGATLADSERDYGLEDPLEYVVDVHDPFSITPDLTIYLDLDPETAAERAGATNKFEHADYLADVQANYERLIERDPDRFVRVDATQPQDAVLERVESILSDVVSA; encoded by the coding sequence ATGCTCGTGACGCTCGAGGGACTGGACGGCAGCGGCAAGACGACGGTCTGGGAGGCCTTACAGGAGCGCTACCCCGACGCCGTGTTCACCCGCGAACCGACGGACGACTCCTGGTACGGCGAGGCCGTCTACCGCTCGATCGAAGACGACGACGCCGACTCGCTGGCGGAACTGTTCCTCTACACCGCCGACCACGCCGCCCACCTCGCGCGCGTGATCGACCCCGCCCTCGAGCGCGGCGACCTCGTGATCTCCGATCGCTACTCCGACTCCCGATTCGCCTACCAAGGTGCGACCCTCGCGGACAGCGAGCGCGACTACGGCCTCGAGGACCCCCTCGAGTACGTCGTCGACGTTCACGACCCCTTTTCGATCACGCCTGACCTGACGATCTACCTCGATCTCGACCCCGAAACCGCGGCCGAACGCGCCGGCGCGACGAACAAGTTCGAACACGCCGACTACCTCGCCGACGTGCAGGCGAACTACGAGCGGCTGATCGAGCGCGATCCCGACCGGTTCGTTCGCGTGGACGCGACGCAGCCGCAGGACGCGGTGCTCGAGCGGGTCGAATCGATTCTGTCCGACGTCGTATCCGCGTAA
- a CDS encoding alkaline phosphatase PhoX yields MVDFTRRKLMASSVAAAIGTGAVGAATAQDRPDEHDTPLAPYVKGDIKRLSTTAFGAEVTGPFVFDTGELLYSLQHPSDDNPEPFNHGGVGVIDDFQFTFNGRSDEFDELEPPTDAKGTRVQSAVGEYRLLVQTGDEINGGTERFGYPQTPDGRSLAEITEPWYEGPGDQPDMNFFVPDEDEEIEGYLFTNNETRPGAISRTPLYRDEDGYLQADLENAMELENTEPFREIGGTKVNCYGDLSPWGTPMSSEEEYGHPRVGGLATVGDIVEEGSGVGLRGSSEFWNRPKILAVEQSLEEIFGEDSWYPMGLHNNRNVEKMAYHLGAEPIDQAGLDEDGVEIDDLARPIDDEEFPNRYRYGKIVEITEPTADVPTPVKHHVMGRSAWECPEFLSDERTVYLASDGSAKGIYKFVAEKPIPEYDDRMDVRGTLYAIKAAEVGDGPVAKTDLDVEWLELGTASNAEVESWIAEYDDVTQVDYLETHADTDWEEDLEAALREADEEVAKNGNQDYITDEELVEWAKQYEERGPDEVDEELRRVPFLETRAAAKEIGATIEFNKAEGIDSYDEAEPGDYVYFGISSLSGNMSDDEGELQFDTVATGVVYRGELDRNYNVSTLEPVVVGPNEGDAEELMNASLINVDNLMVLDDRRVILCEDKGNFARSYTNDTLWVYEPPARVQVDSLAVSHDATGEVDLTLESIPNGIAGGRVTVTVEHDDVAKITDASYRDGLELTAEPTVEDGGSTVEFRFADLENEIDADALDVTLATLELEAVGTGTTDITIDVHALDDDEGMPVEPQSRPGVVVTGPPAIGGGSGSGSSPTDPDGDGKFEDVNGNGRFDYDDIVVLFEHLEDDSVQLNEAAYDFNENGRIDYDDVVELYEEL; encoded by the coding sequence ATGGTCGACTTTACCAGGCGGAAGCTGATGGCATCGTCAGTCGCGGCGGCGATCGGCACCGGCGCCGTCGGCGCGGCGACGGCGCAGGACCGACCCGACGAACACGATACGCCGCTTGCACCCTACGTCAAGGGAGACATCAAGCGCCTCTCGACGACCGCGTTCGGCGCGGAGGTCACCGGGCCGTTCGTCTTCGACACGGGCGAACTCCTCTACAGCCTCCAGCATCCCTCCGACGACAACCCCGAGCCGTTCAACCACGGCGGCGTCGGCGTCATCGACGACTTCCAGTTCACGTTCAACGGACGCAGCGACGAGTTCGACGAACTCGAGCCGCCGACCGACGCGAAGGGGACGCGAGTCCAGTCCGCCGTCGGCGAGTATCGGCTGCTCGTCCAGACCGGCGACGAGATCAACGGCGGGACCGAGCGGTTCGGCTACCCGCAGACGCCCGACGGTCGGAGCCTCGCCGAGATCACCGAACCGTGGTACGAGGGTCCCGGCGATCAGCCCGACATGAACTTCTTCGTTCCGGACGAGGACGAGGAGATCGAGGGGTACCTCTTTACCAACAACGAGACGCGGCCGGGTGCGATCTCCCGAACGCCGCTGTACCGCGACGAAGACGGCTACCTGCAGGCCGACCTCGAAAACGCGATGGAACTCGAGAACACCGAGCCGTTCCGCGAGATCGGCGGGACGAAGGTCAACTGTTACGGCGATCTCAGCCCGTGGGGGACGCCGATGTCGTCGGAGGAGGAGTACGGACACCCGCGCGTCGGCGGCCTCGCGACGGTCGGCGATATCGTCGAGGAGGGGAGCGGCGTCGGTCTCCGGGGCAGCAGCGAGTTCTGGAACCGACCCAAGATCCTCGCGGTCGAACAGTCCCTGGAGGAGATCTTCGGCGAAGACAGCTGGTACCCGATGGGGCTGCACAACAACCGGAACGTCGAGAAGATGGCTTACCACCTCGGTGCGGAACCGATCGACCAAGCCGGCCTCGACGAGGACGGAGTCGAGATCGACGATCTGGCTCGTCCCATCGACGACGAGGAGTTCCCGAACCGCTACCGATACGGCAAGATCGTCGAGATCACGGAGCCGACCGCCGACGTGCCGACGCCGGTCAAACACCACGTCATGGGTCGATCCGCCTGGGAGTGTCCCGAGTTCCTCTCCGACGAGCGGACCGTCTACCTCGCTTCCGACGGCAGCGCGAAGGGCATCTACAAGTTCGTCGCCGAAAAGCCGATCCCGGAGTACGACGACCGGATGGATGTCCGCGGCACGCTGTACGCAATCAAAGCGGCCGAAGTCGGCGACGGTCCGGTCGCGAAGACCGATCTGGACGTCGAGTGGCTCGAGCTCGGCACCGCCAGCAACGCCGAGGTCGAGTCCTGGATCGCCGAGTACGACGACGTCACGCAGGTCGACTACCTCGAAACTCACGCTGACACCGACTGGGAGGAGGACCTCGAAGCGGCGCTTCGCGAGGCCGACGAAGAAGTCGCGAAAAACGGCAATCAGGACTACATCACCGACGAGGAACTCGTCGAGTGGGCGAAGCAGTACGAGGAACGCGGTCCCGACGAGGTCGACGAAGAACTGCGCCGAGTCCCCTTCCTCGAGACCCGCGCGGCCGCCAAGGAGATCGGCGCAACCATCGAGTTCAACAAGGCCGAAGGGATCGATTCCTACGACGAGGCCGAGCCCGGCGACTACGTCTACTTCGGCATCTCCTCGCTGAGCGGCAACATGAGCGACGACGAGGGAGAACTCCAGTTCGATACGGTGGCCACCGGCGTCGTCTACCGCGGCGAACTCGATCGCAACTACAACGTGTCGACCCTCGAGCCGGTCGTCGTCGGACCGAACGAGGGCGACGCGGAGGAACTGATGAACGCCTCGCTCATCAACGTCGACAACCTGATGGTGCTCGACGACCGGCGCGTGATCCTCTGCGAGGACAAGGGGAACTTCGCCCGGTCGTACACCAACGACACGCTGTGGGTGTACGAGCCGCCGGCGCGGGTGCAGGTCGACTCGCTGGCGGTCAGCCACGACGCGACCGGCGAAGTCGATCTGACCCTCGAGTCGATCCCGAACGGGATCGCCGGCGGTCGGGTTACCGTTACCGTCGAACACGACGACGTGGCAAAGATTACGGACGCCAGCTACCGTGACGGGCTCGAACTGACCGCCGAGCCGACCGTCGAGGACGGCGGCTCGACCGTCGAGTTCCGCTTCGCCGACCTCGAAAACGAGATCGACGCCGACGCGCTCGACGTTACCCTGGCGACGCTCGAGCTCGAGGCCGTGGGTACGGGGACGACCGACATCACGATCGACGTGCACGCGCTCGACGACGACGAGGGGATGCCCGTCGAACCGCAGTCTCGTCCCGGCGTCGTCGTGACCGGACCGCCGGCGATCGGCGGCGGATCCGGGTCGGGAAGTTCGCCGACCGATCCCGACGGCGACGGCAAGTTCGAGGACGTCAACGGCAACGGTCGCTTCGACTACGACGACATCGTCGTCCTGTTCGAGCACCTCGAGGACGACTCCGTCCAGTTGAACGAAGCGGCCTACGACTTCAACGAGAACGGCCGTATCGACTACGACGACGTCGTCGAACTGTACGAGGAACTGTGA
- a CDS encoding potassium channel family protein, with protein MRFVIIGAGRVGLRTARVLREEGHDVTLIERDEPKVRRARNEDFRVVEGDGSREDVLEEAGVTDADAVGALTGDLNVNFTACMIADHYGCRTIMRIDEAYREGIYRKYAEAVDEVIYPERLGAIGAKNALLGGTIRAIADIAPHLQVVELMITDDAPVNGYTISELELPADARLLAFGKRDGELAIPDEDESLEEGDRLVVLADFDVLSEVRQLLVGESEREAAANANAGTDSVSGSGSGGAN; from the coding sequence ATGCGGTTCGTGATCATCGGCGCCGGACGGGTCGGCCTGCGCACGGCGCGAGTCCTGCGCGAGGAGGGCCACGACGTGACGCTCATCGAACGCGACGAGCCGAAGGTCCGGCGCGCTCGCAACGAGGACTTCCGCGTCGTCGAGGGCGACGGCTCCCGGGAGGACGTCCTCGAGGAAGCCGGCGTCACCGACGCCGACGCCGTGGGCGCGCTGACCGGCGACCTGAACGTCAACTTCACCGCCTGCATGATCGCCGACCACTACGGCTGCCGGACGATCATGCGGATCGACGAGGCCTACCGCGAGGGCATCTACCGCAAGTACGCCGAGGCGGTCGACGAGGTGATCTACCCCGAACGGCTCGGCGCCATCGGCGCGAAAAACGCCCTGCTGGGCGGGACGATCCGCGCGATTGCGGACATCGCGCCGCACCTGCAGGTGGTCGAACTGATGATCACCGACGACGCGCCGGTCAACGGCTACACGATCAGCGAACTCGAGTTGCCCGCCGACGCGCGGCTGCTCGCGTTCGGCAAGCGCGACGGGGAACTCGCGATTCCCGACGAGGACGAATCGCTCGAGGAAGGCGATCGGCTCGTCGTGCTGGCGGATTTCGACGTGCTGAGCGAGGTCCGACAGCTGTTGGTCGGCGAGTCCGAGCGCGAGGCGGCCGCGAACGCAAACGCGGGTACCGATTCGGTTTCCGGATCTGGCTCAGGAGGTGCGAACTGA
- a CDS encoding DUF5813 family protein — MTELPDPVARELESHDAFEPAADAANAYRLTTTVFDATVTADPAEGKRDGEFTVTVVLPTLDAAVADESVADVVEDGWFETLERRLQDVFGVAHTSTHDEPGVERGADEVTVTLEYLAWDAGEGVEDAKALIEFVEGTFAQGIIPGYEYRGPAATLLENAQDRGQQAAEGGEDGGPGGNSGGMPM, encoded by the coding sequence ATGACCGAGCTTCCAGACCCCGTCGCCCGCGAACTCGAGTCCCACGACGCCTTCGAACCGGCCGCGGACGCGGCGAACGCCTACCGACTCACGACGACCGTCTTCGACGCGACCGTCACCGCCGACCCCGCCGAGGGAAAACGCGACGGCGAATTCACCGTTACGGTCGTCCTTCCGACGCTAGACGCAGCCGTCGCCGACGAGAGCGTCGCAGACGTCGTCGAGGACGGCTGGTTCGAAACGCTCGAGCGCCGCCTTCAGGACGTCTTCGGCGTCGCGCACACGAGCACGCACGACGAGCCGGGCGTCGAGCGCGGGGCCGACGAGGTCACCGTCACGCTCGAGTACCTCGCCTGGGACGCCGGCGAAGGCGTCGAGGACGCCAAAGCGCTCATCGAGTTCGTCGAAGGCACCTTCGCGCAGGGGATCATCCCCGGCTACGAGTACCGCGGCCCGGCCGCGACGTTGCTCGAGAACGCGCAGGATCGCGGCCAGCAGGCGGCAGAAGGAGGGGAAGACGGCGGACCGGGCGGCAACAGCGGCGGCATGCCGATGTGA
- a CDS encoding Lrp/AsnC family transcriptional regulator codes for MVTAFVMIKANTGEADRLRDDILAIEGVESAHIVAGDVDIIAKSQVETPAAVKDIAATQIQGIEGVEDTQTYIAMD; via the coding sequence ATGGTTACTGCATTCGTCATGATCAAAGCGAACACGGGCGAGGCGGATCGACTGCGAGACGACATTCTGGCGATCGAGGGCGTCGAGTCGGCACACATCGTTGCCGGCGACGTCGACATCATTGCGAAATCCCAGGTCGAGACGCCGGCCGCGGTCAAGGACATCGCGGCGACCCAAATTCAGGGCATCGAGGGCGTCGAGGACACGCAGACGTACATCGCGATGGACTAG
- a CDS encoding DUF7522 family protein: MATGLLTPEAADRIVTTCRTAIGDSLRSVTYFTRDDYEQVYLREDLERDADLSTFIGHEWRGFKTAQTAYEGSELGDYNYTIRVFDNGFLVRVTSDSNGVFVTTDGLTMKDFEEVATAVNSFLDDRDG, encoded by the coding sequence ATGGCTACGGGCTTGCTGACGCCGGAGGCGGCGGACCGAATCGTCACCACGTGTCGGACGGCTATCGGGGATAGCCTCCGCTCGGTGACCTACTTCACCCGCGACGACTACGAGCAGGTGTACCTCCGGGAAGACCTGGAGCGGGACGCGGATCTCTCGACGTTCATCGGCCACGAGTGGCGGGGCTTCAAGACCGCTCAGACGGCCTACGAGGGGTCGGAACTCGGCGATTACAACTATACGATCCGAGTGTTCGACAACGGCTTTCTGGTTCGGGTGACCAGCGACAGCAACGGCGTGTTCGTCACGACGGACGGGCTCACGATGAAGGACTTCGAAGAAGTCGCGACGGCGGTCAATTCCTTCCTCGACGACCGCGACGGCTGA
- a CDS encoding Lrp/AsnC ligand binding domain-containing protein — translation MVHAYIMVKTAAGKSEGLLSRIRDFERVSAAHIVAGNYDIIAEVDAEEVYNILETVSSDMQGLDGVTETKTYIAMD, via the coding sequence ATGGTTCACGCGTACATCATGGTGAAGACCGCCGCCGGGAAGTCCGAAGGCTTGCTCTCCCGGATCCGTGACTTCGAGCGCGTCTCGGCCGCCCACATCGTCGCCGGCAACTACGACATCATCGCCGAAGTCGACGCCGAGGAAGTCTACAACATTCTCGAGACCGTCTCCTCCGATATGCAGGGACTCGACGGGGTGACGGAGACGAAGACGTACATCGCGATGGACTAA
- a CDS encoding O-acetylhomoserine aminocarboxypropyltransferase/cysteine synthase family protein has protein sequence MGDDTDDHEFATDSVHAGQEPDPTTGARAPPLYQTTSYEFEDTEHAAALFGLEETGNIYSRIMNPTNAMLEERIATLEGGVGALATSSGMAAFDLATFILADVGDNIVSSSSLYGGTYTYLTHTVAKRGIETKFVDTLDYEAYAEAIDDDTAFVHLETIGNPALVTPDIERIADIAHDHDVPLFVDNTFATPYLCRPLEHGADLVWNSTTKWIHGAGSTVGGILVDGGSFPWPEGDYPEITEPNPAYHGVNFYETFGDMAFSVVARTRGLRDLGNQQSPFDAWVTLQKLESLPLRMEKHCENAMAVAEYLEDHPDVAWVNYPGLESHETHEEASEYLEGGYGGMITFGLEGGYDAAETVCNEVDLASLLANVGDAKTLIIHPASTTHQQLTEEEKLASGVTDDLVRLSVGIEDVDDVIADLEQAISQT, from the coding sequence ATGGGAGACGATACCGACGACCACGAGTTCGCCACCGACAGCGTTCACGCCGGCCAGGAACCGGATCCGACGACCGGCGCTCGAGCGCCGCCGCTGTACCAGACGACCTCCTACGAGTTCGAGGACACCGAACACGCCGCCGCCCTCTTCGGGTTGGAGGAGACGGGCAACATCTACTCGCGGATCATGAACCCGACGAACGCGATGTTAGAGGAGCGCATCGCGACGCTCGAGGGCGGCGTCGGGGCGCTCGCGACGTCGTCGGGGATGGCCGCCTTCGATCTGGCGACGTTCATCCTCGCCGACGTGGGCGACAACATCGTCTCCTCGTCGTCGCTGTACGGCGGGACCTACACCTACCTCACCCACACCGTCGCGAAGCGCGGCATCGAGACGAAGTTCGTCGACACGCTCGACTACGAGGCCTACGCGGAGGCCATCGACGACGACACCGCCTTCGTCCACCTCGAGACGATCGGCAACCCGGCGCTGGTGACGCCCGATATCGAGCGGATCGCCGACATCGCGCACGACCACGACGTGCCGCTGTTCGTCGACAACACCTTCGCGACGCCCTATCTGTGCCGCCCGCTCGAGCACGGCGCGGACCTGGTCTGGAACTCTACAACCAAGTGGATCCACGGCGCGGGCTCGACGGTCGGCGGGATCCTCGTCGACGGCGGCTCGTTCCCGTGGCCGGAGGGCGACTACCCCGAGATCACCGAGCCGAACCCGGCCTACCACGGCGTCAACTTCTACGAGACCTTCGGCGACATGGCGTTCTCCGTCGTCGCCCGCACCCGCGGACTGCGCGATCTGGGCAACCAGCAGTCGCCGTTCGACGCCTGGGTCACGCTGCAGAAACTCGAGTCGCTCCCGCTGCGCATGGAGAAACACTGCGAGAACGCGATGGCCGTCGCGGAGTACCTCGAGGACCATCCGGACGTCGCGTGGGTCAACTACCCCGGCCTCGAGAGCCACGAGACCCACGAGGAGGCCAGCGAGTACCTCGAGGGGGGCTACGGCGGCATGATCACCTTCGGCCTCGAAGGGGGCTACGACGCCGCCGAAACTGTCTGCAACGAGGTCGACCTCGCGAGCCTGCTGGCCAACGTCGGCGACGCGAAGACGCTGATCATCCACCCCGCGAGCACGACCCACCAGCAGCTCACCGAGGAGGAGAAGTTGGCCAGCGGCGTCACCGACGACCTCGTGCGCCTCTCGGTCGGCATCGAGGACGTCGACGACGTGATCGCCGACCTCGAGCAGGCGATTTCGCAGACGTAG